A single region of the Zootoca vivipara chromosome 2, rZooViv1.1, whole genome shotgun sequence genome encodes:
- the LOC118080015 gene encoding large ribosomal subunit protein eL42, with the protein MVNVPKTRRTYCKKCGKHQTHKVTQYKKGKDSLYAQGKRRYDRKQSGYGGQTKPIFRKKAKTTKKIVLRLECVEPNCRSKRMLAIKRCKHFELGGDKKRKGQVIQF; encoded by the coding sequence ATGGTGAACGTCCCCAAAACCCGCAGGACCTACTGCAAGAAGTGTGGGAAGCACCAGACCCACAAAGTAACCCAGTACAAGAAGGGCAAGGATTCTTTGTATGCTCAGGGAAAGCGGCGGTATGATCGCAAGCAGAGTGGCTATGGTGGCCAAACAAAGCCCATCTTCCGCAAAAAGGCAAAGACCACCAAGAAGATCGTGCTGAGATTGGAATGTGTGGAGCCCAATTGCAGGTCAAAGAGGATGCTGGCCATTAAGAGGTGCAAACACTTCGAGTTGGGAGGAGACAAGAAGAGAAAGGGCCAGGTTATCCAGTTCTAG